One stretch of Deltaproteobacteria bacterium DNA includes these proteins:
- a CDS encoding D-alanine--D-alanine ligase encodes MKKKLKLGVLFGGISTEHEVSLASARNVLAAIDREKFEVFRLGITRDGHWVMGDRSLEYLICLADRSLLPAGMEDVLWQASREMKEEGLLAFEIPTDFCELQRLVRSALQEVLAISPERLPSFSQLGNVSLCELDVVFPVLHGLLGEDGCVQGMFRVAGVAVVGCGVLASAVAMDKIVTKKILAQQGIPQVRWLEFTDAKRAMSNLAEIDRQIVEKLGSYPVFVKPADTGSSVGIRKVQGFKDLSSALVNAAKFSRRLLIEEAVVGRELEVGILGDEDELIASAVVAEIIPEREFYDYEAKYLENTTRIDLPANVDSAVVERIGNLAKDAFRAIDGCGMARIDFFYCEDSQEIFLNEINTIPGFTQISMYPRLMMNGGLSYGGLIEKLIEIALGRQAALMAVGTAKVEV; translated from the coding sequence ATGAAAAAGAAGTTAAAACTAGGGGTTTTGTTTGGGGGCATTTCGACAGAGCATGAGGTGTCTTTGGCGTCGGCTCGAAATGTGTTGGCGGCAATCGACAGAGAGAAATTTGAGGTGTTTAGGCTGGGGATTACTCGGGATGGGCATTGGGTAATGGGAGATAGGTCGCTTGAGTATCTCATTTGCTTGGCAGATAGGTCGCTATTGCCTGCTGGGATGGAGGATGTTTTGTGGCAGGCTAGTAGGGAGATGAAGGAAGAGGGTTTGCTGGCTTTTGAGATACCTACGGACTTTTGTGAGTTGCAGAGATTGGTTCGTAGTGCCTTGCAGGAAGTGCTGGCAATTTCTCCCGAGCGACTGCCTAGCTTTTCTCAGCTCGGAAATGTTTCTCTATGTGAGTTAGATGTCGTGTTCCCAGTCCTTCATGGACTTTTAGGGGAAGACGGCTGCGTCCAGGGGATGTTTAGAGTGGCGGGCGTTGCTGTGGTCGGCTGTGGCGTTTTAGCGTCGGCCGTCGCCATGGATAAAATTGTTACAAAAAAGATTCTTGCACAGCAGGGCATTCCACAAGTGCGGTGGTTGGAATTTACGGATGCCAAGCGTGCTATGTCAAATCTGGCCGAGATCGATCGGCAGATAGTTGAGAAACTCGGGAGCTACCCAGTCTTTGTAAAGCCTGCTGATACTGGTTCTAGTGTTGGCATTCGGAAGGTGCAGGGTTTTAAGGATTTGAGCTCGGCGTTAGTTAATGCTGCTAAGTTTTCTCGTAGGTTGTTAATTGAGGAAGCAGTTGTTGGTCGTGAGCTTGAGGTTGGCATTCTGGGCGATGAGGATGAGTTAATTGCGTCTGCGGTGGTTGCAGAAATTATTCCCGAGAGGGAGTTTTATGATTATGAGGCGAAGTATTTAGAAAATACGACGCGGATTGATCTTCCGGCGAATGTCGATTCGGCTGTCGTCGAGAGAATTGGCAATCTAGCTAAAGACGCTTTTAGGGCGATAGATGGCTGTGGCATGGCGCGGATTGATTTTTTCTATTGCGAGGATTCGCAAGAAATTTTTCTAAACGAGATAAACACCATACCTGGTTTTACGCAAATTAGCATGTATCCTCGTTTGATGATGAATGGGGGCTTATCCTACGGTGGATTAATTGAAAAGCTAATTGAGATAGCACTAGGGCGCCAAGCGGCGCTGATGGCTGTGGGGACTGCTAAAGTAGAGGTCTAG
- a CDS encoding FtsQ-type POTRA domain-containing protein, with product MASKAWWLICLSCLLVFGGSVVVFRFLGAKQPVSDGSVIEGVRGESEASSERVGIERFKRSFLDGGLKVLGRLLAVSPPRIQGNYYLSEADIISAVGLNRQLWIWQYWRSDVRKALMEHSWIQEATFEWRIYPLELLLNIKEEEPWLVAEFANTTWLISRSSKTLQPLRSLRDSELIVITSNLPRLDGIDVGADMEKRASRTEKRLNEALNLLRLFRIAGDFPFEIERFTLLEDSGVLVTPIDARTKPKLIVTANTFSDAKAILENIKVVLGDLEKRGEHADTIDLRFKGQAIVQPTAINP from the coding sequence ATGGCGAGCAAAGCTTGGTGGCTAATATGTTTGTCCTGTTTGCTAGTGTTTGGCGGCAGTGTAGTCGTTTTTCGGTTTTTAGGTGCAAAACAGCCGGTATCGGATGGGTCTGTAATCGAAGGTGTACGGGGGGAAAGTGAGGCAAGCAGTGAGAGGGTTGGGATAGAGCGTTTTAAACGCAGTTTTCTCGATGGTGGTTTGAAGGTTCTTGGTCGTTTGCTCGCCGTTAGTCCACCGCGTATTCAGGGAAATTATTATCTAAGCGAGGCGGATATTATAAGTGCTGTTGGTTTAAATCGGCAATTATGGATTTGGCAGTACTGGCGCAGCGACGTTAGAAAAGCCTTGATGGAACACTCGTGGATACAGGAAGCCACTTTTGAGTGGCGCATTTATCCCCTCGAGCTGTTACTTAACATTAAAGAGGAGGAGCCGTGGCTAGTGGCTGAGTTTGCCAATACTACTTGGCTAATCTCGCGGTCATCTAAGACACTTCAGCCGCTTAGGAGTCTTAGGGATTCTGAATTAATAGTAATTACCTCAAACCTACCGCGTTTAGATGGTATCGACGTAGGCGCCGACATGGAGAAGAGGGCTTCGCGCACAGAAAAGCGTCTCAATGAGGCTTTAAATTTGCTGCGATTATTTCGCATAGCAGGTGACTTTCCTTTTGAGATCGAGCGATTTACTCTGCTAGAGGATAGCGGCGTGTTAGTTACGCCCATTGACGCAAGAACTAAACCAAAACTCATCGTAACTGCTAACACTTTTAGCGACGCCAAAGCAATTCTCGAGAACATAAAGGTGGTTTTAGGGGATTTAGAAAAACGCGGCGAGCATGCAGATACTATCGATTTGCGCTTTAAAGGCCAAGCCATAGTGCAGCCAACTGCGATAAATCCATAA
- a CDS encoding DUF2029 domain-containing protein: protein MSALSEIAMSEKRFWTKGRLARICVCLLIGFFLALFIAHYADRTKTTSITRGDFPAFYAAAVLAKYDAKNLYDASAQQKIENHYWPSLSGSYYFFSYPPYVAVILSPLAKLNAHQAKAVYFAIMFVALIASTYLVSSPQLNFTRAPFVTFTVFLFFGPVLSGLAAGQNITLSMLCYVGFLYFWSLDSKRGSILAGLCLGLWMFKPHFALLPLFFSLLSRRRASIALGAMIPAIFYYALAASLSGFYWPVSWLNAVSDFAAKDYIANRHQMVSLFSIIDIFVTSIGFESDFHSFLKILSAVMALLLVALVGKLVLRANGLEAGRERSEREMDIACLLGPAVVILSPHVLYYDLGLCLIPLSRSVDLRDDRNINLLILLWALMLTLSMTREFFSIQPMFLFGLGSFIFLCKRAYRKRFNS, encoded by the coding sequence GTGAGTGCCTTGTCCGAGATCGCGATGTCGGAGAAGCGTTTTTGGACTAAAGGGCGCTTAGCGCGCATTTGCGTCTGTCTACTTATTGGCTTTTTTCTCGCTCTTTTTATTGCGCATTATGCTGACCGCACAAAAACCACTTCTATTACGCGCGGTGACTTCCCAGCTTTTTATGCAGCCGCAGTATTGGCCAAATATGATGCTAAGAACCTGTACGATGCTAGCGCACAGCAAAAAATAGAAAACCATTACTGGCCGAGCTTGAGCGGGTCGTATTATTTCTTTTCCTATCCACCCTACGTTGCCGTAATTCTATCCCCTTTAGCGAAACTAAATGCCCATCAGGCTAAGGCAGTGTATTTTGCCATTATGTTCGTTGCTCTAATCGCAAGCACATATCTAGTCAGCAGTCCTCAGCTAAATTTTACGAGAGCGCCGTTTGTAACTTTTACTGTATTCTTATTTTTTGGCCCCGTGTTGAGTGGTCTTGCGGCTGGGCAAAATATTACTTTAAGCATGCTCTGCTATGTTGGCTTTCTTTATTTTTGGTCGCTCGATTCTAAACGCGGCTCTATCTTAGCCGGCCTATGTCTAGGATTATGGATGTTTAAGCCCCATTTCGCTTTATTGCCTTTGTTTTTTTCACTACTGAGCCGCAGGCGAGCAAGCATTGCTCTGGGCGCTATGATACCAGCGATATTTTATTATGCGCTAGCAGCAAGTCTATCTGGTTTCTATTGGCCTGTAAGTTGGCTAAATGCAGTAAGCGACTTTGCGGCTAAGGACTACATTGCAAATCGACATCAAATGGTTTCGCTATTTTCAATAATCGACATCTTCGTAACCAGCATTGGTTTCGAGAGTGATTTTCACAGTTTCCTTAAGATCTTAAGTGCGGTTATGGCACTACTACTAGTCGCTCTCGTCGGCAAGCTAGTACTTAGGGCAAATGGACTTGAGGCGGGACGAGAAAGGAGTGAGCGAGAGATGGATATTGCGTGTTTATTGGGGCCGGCCGTAGTGATTTTGTCACCACATGTACTCTATTACGATTTAGGCTTGTGCCTAATACCGCTTAGCAGGTCGGTTGATTTACGCGATGATAGAAACATTAATCTATTAATACTTCTGTGGGCGTTAATGCTTACTCTAAGCATGACTAGAGAATTTTTCTCAATTCAACCAATGTTTTTATTTGGCCTAGGAAGTTTTATCTTTCTGTGCAAACGCGCTTACCGAAAGCGATTTAACTCTTAG
- the ftsA gene encoding cell division protein FtsA yields the protein MASKSDVIVGLDIGTTKIAVIVAERAPGGVLDIVGVGTHPSTGMRKGVVINIDSTVNSIRRATEEAELMAGCEISTVYAGIAGGHIKGFNSHGIVAIKNKEVVAKDVERVIDAARAVAIPMDREVLHILPQEYIVDEQDGIREPIGMSGVRLEAKVHIVTGAVAAAQNIVKCANRVGLSVADIVLEPIASAEAVLSAEEKELGVAMIDIGGGTTDITIFHAGAVKHTAVLPLGGNHLTSDIAAGLRTPISSAEEIKRRYGCALTSMVQSTETIEVPSTGGREPRVLSRHVLAEIIEPRVEEICTLVQRELVRSGFDEFLTSGIVLCGGGVLLEGLPELGEQIFKMPVRRGFPTGTGGLVDVVSSPIYATGVGLVLYGAREGTYEGLKSGGRTLFDRVRNRMVEWFGDYF from the coding sequence GTGGCCAGTAAATCAGATGTTATTGTGGGACTCGACATTGGAACGACTAAGATTGCGGTTATCGTTGCAGAGCGAGCACCGGGAGGCGTGTTAGACATTGTAGGGGTCGGCACACATCCCTCTACTGGTATGCGCAAGGGCGTTGTCATTAACATTGATAGCACGGTTAACTCGATTCGCCGAGCTACGGAGGAAGCTGAGTTAATGGCGGGCTGCGAAATATCTACTGTGTATGCCGGCATTGCTGGCGGACACATCAAAGGTTTTAACAGTCACGGCATTGTGGCTATTAAGAACAAGGAGGTAGTTGCTAAGGACGTAGAGCGCGTTATAGATGCAGCTCGTGCCGTTGCGATACCTATGGACCGAGAGGTTCTACACATATTGCCTCAAGAGTATATTGTAGACGAGCAGGACGGCATACGCGAACCAATTGGGATGTCGGGGGTTCGTTTGGAAGCAAAGGTTCACATAGTTACTGGTGCGGTGGCCGCGGCGCAGAATATCGTCAAGTGTGCCAATCGCGTTGGTTTAAGCGTAGCCGACATAGTTCTCGAGCCGATTGCATCGGCGGAAGCGGTTCTATCGGCGGAGGAAAAGGAATTAGGCGTAGCCATGATAGATATTGGTGGCGGCACTACCGATATCACTATTTTCCATGCAGGAGCGGTTAAGCACACAGCCGTTCTTCCGCTCGGGGGCAATCACCTAACGAGCGACATTGCCGCAGGTTTGAGGACGCCTATCTCCTCTGCAGAAGAGATTAAAAGGCGTTATGGCTGTGCGCTGACGAGCATGGTTCAGAGTACTGAAACTATCGAGGTTCCATCTACTGGTGGACGCGAACCTAGAGTATTGTCCAGGCACGTTTTGGCTGAAATTATAGAGCCGCGCGTGGAGGAGATCTGCACGTTAGTGCAGCGCGAGCTTGTCAGGTCGGGTTTTGACGAATTTTTAACGAGCGGCATAGTGTTATGCGGCGGCGGCGTCTTGCTCGAAGGCTTGCCAGAGTTAGGTGAGCAGATATTCAAAATGCCCGTTCGTCGCGGATTTCCAACTGGGACTGGAGGCTTAGTCGACGTAGTTAGCTCGCCCATTTACGCGACTGGAGTTGGTTTAGTTCTTTACGGAGCGCGCGAAGGCACTTATGAGGGTTTGAAATCAGGAGGAAGAACTTTATTTGACCGAGTTCGCAATCGGATGGTCGAGTGGTTTGGAGATTATTTCTAA
- the ftsZ gene encoding cell division protein FtsZ, which produces MAENSEEDDKNRDFKSEPLGARIKVIGVGGGGGNAVTNMIRSGLNGVEFIVANTDVQALESSQAPVKVQLGAELTKGLGAGADPMVGRRAAEESIADIRKALEGADMVFVTAGMGGGTGGGGASVVASVARDLGALTVGVITKPFIFEGKRRMNNAETGVEALKKEVDTLITIPNQRLLSVSGRNTTLLDTFRKADNVLYEAVRGISHLILFEGLVNVDFADVKAVMSEMGMAMMGTGEGIGENRAVEAAEKAVSSPLLEDISISGARGVLINVTAGTDVTLQEINEAAELIHAEAHEDANIIWGMVIDPEMGEAVRVTVIATGFGEPMPKIKSIASATAVAPKVDSLASEKVLEVPTFSRRQKEQESELLKLKKISVISSSNAEEEEKYEIPTFLRRQVD; this is translated from the coding sequence ATGGCTGAGAATTCAGAGGAAGACGACAAAAATAGAGATTTCAAATCGGAGCCGCTAGGTGCGCGGATTAAAGTAATCGGCGTTGGTGGCGGTGGTGGTAACGCCGTGACCAACATGATTCGTTCTGGCCTAAATGGCGTTGAATTCATAGTTGCGAATACAGATGTGCAGGCTCTCGAGTCGTCGCAGGCTCCAGTAAAAGTTCAACTTGGTGCAGAACTGACTAAGGGCTTAGGTGCTGGCGCTGATCCTATGGTTGGTAGGCGTGCAGCTGAGGAGAGCATTGCCGACATTCGCAAGGCTTTGGAAGGAGCTGACATGGTTTTTGTGACTGCGGGCATGGGCGGTGGAACTGGAGGCGGGGGTGCATCCGTAGTGGCCAGTGTTGCAAGGGATCTGGGTGCGCTTACCGTGGGCGTGATTACGAAGCCGTTTATTTTCGAGGGCAAGCGCCGTATGAACAATGCGGAAACTGGCGTAGAGGCGCTTAAGAAAGAAGTCGATACGCTGATAACTATTCCAAACCAGCGACTGTTATCGGTATCTGGAAGGAATACAACTTTGTTAGATACTTTTCGCAAAGCAGATAATGTGCTCTACGAAGCAGTTAGGGGAATCAGTCATCTCATATTATTTGAAGGCTTGGTTAACGTCGACTTTGCTGACGTTAAGGCCGTTATGAGCGAGATGGGAATGGCTATGATGGGAACTGGGGAAGGTATTGGAGAAAATCGTGCGGTGGAAGCTGCTGAAAAAGCCGTGTCCAGTCCTTTACTCGAAGATATTTCTATTAGTGGAGCCCGTGGAGTGCTAATTAACGTCACTGCTGGCACTGACGTAACGCTACAAGAAATCAACGAAGCTGCTGAGCTCATACACGCGGAAGCACACGAAGATGCCAACATCATTTGGGGTATGGTAATAGATCCAGAGATGGGCGAGGCCGTTCGGGTTACCGTCATCGCTACTGGCTTTGGAGAGCCCATGCCAAAAATAAAGAGCATTGCTTCTGCCACTGCGGTCGCCCCCAAGGTAGATTCTCTCGCGTCAGAGAAGGTGTTGGAGGTTCCGACTTTTTCGAGAAGGCAGAAGGAACAGGAATCGGAGCTTTTGAAACTAAAAAAGATCTCGGTAATTTCGTCTTCCAATGCAGAAGAGGAAGAGAAGTACGAAATTCCAACTTTTTTGCGACGTCAGGTTGATTAA
- a CDS encoding Mrp/NBP35 family ATP-binding protein, with product MKKIFAVASGKGGVGKSTVAVNLAVALANLPAGSVAKVPRVALVDLDFYGPSVPTIMGGGSIAANEERKLVPARKFNVDYISISFFLKADDEPVIWRGPMFSKAIMQLFQDVEWPDIDVCIVDLPPGTGDAQLSLSQIVNLDGAILVTTPQELAVSDVRRAINMFRKVNVDVVGIVENMNGFVTPSGERFDIFGTGGGESLAKRYGIKFLGSIPLDIAVREGGDSGNPIAINGNSATGEIFRTLAKSFWERVQSTERPRLKVIN from the coding sequence ATGAAAAAAATTTTTGCTGTTGCCAGCGGGAAGGGTGGGGTCGGAAAATCAACTGTAGCTGTGAATTTGGCAGTTGCACTTGCCAATCTTCCCGCTGGTAGTGTTGCAAAAGTGCCAAGAGTTGCCCTTGTGGACTTGGACTTTTATGGGCCAAGTGTTCCGACTATCATGGGTGGCGGATCTATAGCGGCGAACGAAGAACGAAAGCTGGTTCCAGCGCGCAAGTTTAATGTAGACTATATCTCGATTTCCTTTTTTCTTAAGGCAGACGATGAGCCCGTCATTTGGCGTGGGCCTATGTTTAGTAAGGCCATTATGCAGCTTTTTCAAGATGTAGAGTGGCCGGATATTGACGTGTGTATTGTGGATCTTCCTCCTGGGACAGGAGATGCCCAGTTATCGCTCTCTCAGATAGTAAACCTCGATGGTGCTATTCTCGTAACTACGCCACAGGAACTGGCGGTATCGGATGTGAGAAGGGCCATTAATATGTTTCGCAAGGTCAACGTAGATGTCGTTGGTATCGTTGAAAACATGAATGGCTTTGTAACGCCATCGGGAGAGAGGTTTGACATATTCGGAACTGGCGGTGGCGAGTCGCTGGCAAAGCGCTATGGCATTAAGTTTCTTGGTTCTATACCGCTTGATATCGCGGTTAGAGAGGGTGGAGATTCCGGCAATCCTATTGCCATCAATGGCAATTCAGCGACTGGTGAAATTTTTCGCACGCTAGCCAAGAGTTTTTGGGAGAGGGTTCAGTCTACCGAAAGGCCTCGCCTTAAAGTAATCAATTGA
- a CDS encoding tryptophan synthase subunit alpha: MSDRISKLFKNKTSGILSIYFTAGYPHLDDTASICRALVAAGVDMIEVGVPFSDPIADGPIIEASSQVALQNGMNLELLFEQLNEVRKDISVPILLMGYLNPILQFGVQAFLSRCKEIGIDGSIIPDLPLEEYLSDYAEQFRASGVSNVFLITPQTTDERIRLIDANSDSFIYMVSFPTTTGAKLNLQSNAETLNYFNRVRALNLKTPRLIGFGISDKESVAAASAFANGVIVGSAFIERLKSAESVDVVTSKFISSLF, from the coding sequence ATGTCAGATCGCATATCTAAATTATTCAAAAATAAAACAAGCGGTATTTTGTCCATTTATTTCACTGCCGGCTATCCGCACTTAGATGACACAGCTTCTATCTGTCGGGCTTTAGTGGCGGCAGGTGTAGATATGATAGAAGTTGGCGTGCCGTTTTCAGATCCAATTGCGGATGGGCCAATTATTGAGGCTAGTTCGCAAGTCGCCTTGCAAAATGGCATGAATTTAGAGCTGCTCTTCGAGCAGCTAAACGAAGTGAGAAAAGACATATCCGTGCCAATTCTTTTGATGGGCTATTTAAATCCCATTTTGCAGTTTGGCGTGCAAGCCTTTTTGTCGCGTTGCAAGGAAATCGGGATCGATGGAAGCATTATTCCCGATTTGCCGTTAGAAGAGTATTTGTCTGATTATGCTGAACAGTTTCGAGCTAGCGGTGTTAGCAATGTATTCTTAATTACTCCTCAGACTACGGACGAACGCATTCGGCTCATAGATGCTAACTCAGATTCATTTATATATATGGTTTCGTTTCCAACCACGACTGGTGCGAAACTAAATTTGCAGTCCAATGCAGAGACGTTAAATTATTTTAATCGCGTTAGGGCCTTAAATCTAAAGACTCCCAGACTAATCGGGTTTGGCATATCCGATAAAGAAAGCGTTGCGGCAGCCTCGGCCTTTGCAAACGGAGTTATCGTTGGAAGTGCTTTTATCGAACGCTTAAAATCGGCTGAGAGCGTGGATGTCGTTACTTCTAAGTTTATTAGTAGTCTGTTCTAG